A region of Faecalibacterium taiwanense DNA encodes the following proteins:
- a CDS encoding sigma-70 family RNA polymerase sigma factor, with protein sequence MGMTLKELLTKGEGTISAKEAKALAAQCRMDEETLYTLLEERGIKVLEEDAEPTLDVDSIMAEVENAENNNDDMGISEDEEEQSEENPADLKAAMDELLDDPVKNYLKQIGQIPLLSAEQEVELSRRIHAGAEAAHILQADRQKYGGPEYIKKNSARFSFEEDENSRSYTEDLDEEGNEKPSEDAEEKAAEEEAMEAVENGPLSDEKRAELLKTRRDGLNARRSLSEANLRLVVSIAKKHVGHNLAFLDLIQEGNIGLIKAAEKFDCDRGFRFSTYATWWIRQAITRAIADQARTIRIPVHMVETINRMRQATNQLVYQNGHEPTPEELAKAMDMSVERVREIQRMAQEPASLESPVGEEEDSSLGDFVADENAEAPGKAADRAMVAQQINLALKSLTPREEKVIRLRFGLDDGRPRTLEEVGRDFGVTRERVRQIEAKAIRKLHSRKCLSLLNGLIE encoded by the coding sequence ATGGGCATGACTTTAAAGGAACTGTTGACGAAAGGCGAAGGCACCATTTCGGCCAAGGAGGCCAAGGCGCTGGCTGCACAGTGCAGAATGGATGAGGAAACGCTCTACACCCTTCTGGAAGAACGCGGCATCAAGGTTCTGGAAGAGGATGCAGAGCCTACGCTGGATGTGGACAGCATCATGGCCGAGGTCGAGAATGCCGAGAACAACAACGATGATATGGGCATCAGCGAGGACGAGGAAGAGCAGAGCGAGGAGAACCCTGCAGACCTGAAGGCTGCCATGGACGAACTGCTGGACGACCCCGTTAAGAACTACCTCAAGCAGATCGGCCAGATCCCGCTGCTGAGCGCGGAGCAGGAGGTGGAGCTGAGCCGCCGCATCCATGCCGGTGCCGAGGCGGCGCACATCCTGCAGGCCGACCGCCAGAAGTACGGCGGGCCGGAGTACATCAAAAAGAACAGCGCCCGTTTCTCGTTTGAAGAGGATGAGAACAGCCGCAGCTATACCGAAGATCTGGACGAGGAGGGCAACGAGAAGCCCAGCGAGGATGCCGAGGAAAAGGCTGCCGAAGAGGAAGCTATGGAGGCTGTGGAGAACGGCCCCCTGAGCGACGAAAAGCGCGCTGAGCTGCTCAAGACCCGCCGCGATGGCCTGAACGCCCGCCGCAGCCTGAGCGAAGCGAACCTGCGTCTGGTGGTGTCCATTGCCAAAAAGCATGTGGGCCACAATCTGGCATTCCTGGATCTGATCCAGGAGGGCAACATCGGCCTGATCAAGGCTGCCGAGAAGTTCGACTGTGACCGCGGCTTCCGCTTCTCCACCTATGCAACCTGGTGGATCCGTCAGGCCATCACCCGTGCCATTGCGGATCAGGCCCGTACCATCCGCATTCCGGTGCACATGGTGGAGACCATCAACCGGATGCGTCAGGCCACCAACCAGCTGGTGTACCAGAACGGCCACGAGCCGACCCCGGAAGAGTTGGCAAAGGCTATGGATATGAGCGTGGAGCGTGTGCGCGAGATCCAGCGCATGGCACAGGAGCCGGCAAGTCTGGAAAGCCCCGTGGGTGAGGAAGAAGATTCCTCTCTGGGCGATTTCGTCGCAGACGAAAACGCCGAAGCCCCCGGCAAGGCCGCAGACCGCGCTATGGTGGCACAGCAGATCAATCTGGCTCTCAAGAGCCTGACCCCTCGTGAAGAGAAGGTCATCCGCCTGCGCTTTGGTCTGGACGATGGCCGTCCCCGTACGCTGGAAGAGGTTGGCCGTGACTTTGGCGTTACCCGTGAGCGTGTGCGCCAGATCGAGGCAAAGGCGATCCGCAAGCTGCACAGCCGCAAGTGCCTGTCCCTGCTGAACGGCCTGATCGAGTGA
- the ymfI gene encoding elongation factor P 5-aminopentanone reductase translates to MYEDEFELTFNLSGEEPQPEQAAQEPPVPPKPKAASPVVDEPTRVMVLEKPQPAPQPEMPESVQEEPEKTPAPTVQAAANGRCVLISGGDRGIGAAAARAFYAAGYRVAVLYHSNAKAAAELEKQLPGITAVQCDVASRASCELAFRTAEQALGRVDVLVSNAGIAQQKLFTDITPEEWQHMLDVNLTGAFHLCQLALPGMIRRKAGRILTVSSMWGQTGGSCEVHYSAAKAGLIGLTKALAKEEGPSGITVNCVAPGVIDTDMMAAFTAEDKAALAEETPVGRLGSADEVAQLLVFLAGEGAGYITGQVFGVNGGLVI, encoded by the coding sequence TTGTACGAAGATGAATTTGAACTGACGTTCAATCTGTCGGGTGAGGAGCCGCAGCCGGAACAGGCTGCACAGGAGCCGCCCGTGCCGCCAAAGCCAAAGGCGGCATCACCCGTGGTGGACGAACCCACCCGGGTGATGGTGCTGGAAAAGCCCCAGCCTGCGCCGCAGCCGGAAATGCCGGAGTCTGTGCAGGAAGAGCCGGAGAAAACACCTGCACCTACCGTGCAGGCAGCAGCCAATGGCCGCTGTGTGCTGATCTCCGGCGGCGACCGCGGCATTGGTGCCGCTGCGGCCCGGGCGTTCTATGCGGCGGGCTACCGCGTGGCGGTGCTGTACCACAGCAATGCCAAAGCCGCTGCAGAGCTGGAAAAACAGCTGCCCGGCATCACCGCCGTGCAGTGCGATGTGGCGTCCCGCGCCAGCTGCGAGCTTGCGTTCCGCACCGCAGAACAGGCACTGGGCCGTGTGGATGTGCTGGTGAGCAATGCGGGCATCGCCCAGCAGAAGCTGTTCACCGACATCACCCCGGAAGAGTGGCAGCATATGCTGGACGTGAACCTGACCGGTGCGTTCCACCTGTGTCAACTGGCGCTGCCGGGTATGATCCGCCGCAAGGCCGGACGCATCCTGACCGTGAGCAGCATGTGGGGCCAGACCGGCGGCAGCTGCGAGGTGCATTACTCTGCAGCAAAGGCAGGCCTGATCGGCCTGACCAAGGCTTTGGCCAAAGAAGAAGGCCCAAGCGGCATCACAGTGAACTGTGTTGCGCCCGGGGTCATTGATACCGATATGATGGCAGCATTCACCGCCGAGGATAAGGCCGCGCTGGCCGAAGAGACCCCTGTGGGCCGTCTTGGCAGCGCAGACGAAGTGGCGCAGCTGCTGGTGTTCCTTGCCGGCGAGGGTGCGGGCTACATCACCGGTCAGGTGTTCGGCGTGAACGGAGGACTTGTGATCTGA
- a CDS encoding nucleoside deaminase, translating to MTDSELMGLALEEARKAAALGEVPVGAVVARNGEVVAATHNTRETEKNALHHAELLAIDAACKKLGGWRLWECELFVTLEPCPMCAGAIINSRIRRVVYGAADTKAGCCGSVTDLFAMPFNHHPVVEQGLRAEEAQALLQAFFKDLRARLAARPKWKPPV from the coding sequence ATGACCGATTCTGAACTGATGGGCCTTGCGCTGGAAGAAGCCCGCAAGGCGGCTGCACTGGGCGAGGTGCCGGTGGGGGCCGTGGTGGCCCGCAACGGCGAGGTGGTAGCTGCCACCCACAACACCCGCGAGACCGAAAAAAACGCACTGCATCACGCAGAGCTGCTGGCCATTGATGCCGCCTGCAAAAAGCTGGGCGGCTGGCGGCTGTGGGAGTGCGAGCTGTTCGTCACGCTGGAGCCGTGCCCCATGTGCGCCGGGGCCATCATCAACAGCCGCATCCGGCGGGTGGTATACGGCGCGGCAGACACCAAGGCGGGCTGCTGCGGCAGTGTGACTGACCTGTTTGCAATGCCCTTCAACCACCACCCGGTGGTGGAGCAGGGGCTGCGCGCAGAGGAAGCACAGGCGCTTTTGCAGGCGTTTTTCAAGGATCTGCGGGCACGGCTTGCGGCCCGGCCGAAGTGGAAACCGCCTGTATGA
- a CDS encoding CPBP family intramembrane glutamic endopeptidase, with product MEQKAKTRALLAAFGCALTYLLAGKVLAFLPAPAWDVRALSFVHHCIAAPVVEELVFRGVIQQLAQPLGRWQAAALQAVLFAVQHGTPAGMAWALGCGLVLGALRERTGRVWPGMLLHTLNNLLVFAAG from the coding sequence ATGGAGCAAAAGGCAAAAACAAGGGCGCTGCTGGCTGCGTTCGGCTGCGCACTGACCTACCTGCTGGCAGGCAAAGTGCTGGCATTTCTGCCTGCCCCGGCGTGGGATGTGCGGGCGCTGAGTTTTGTGCACCACTGCATCGCTGCACCTGTCGTGGAGGAACTGGTGTTCCGCGGGGTCATCCAGCAGCTGGCGCAGCCCTTGGGCAGATGGCAGGCCGCGGCGCTGCAGGCGGTACTGTTTGCGGTGCAGCACGGCACCCCGGCGGGCATGGCGTGGGCGCTTGGCTGCGGCCTTGTGCTGGGCGCACTTCGTGAACGCACCGGCAGGGTATGGCCGGGGATGCTTTTGCATACATTGAATAATCTGCTGGTTTTTGCAGCAGGATAA
- a CDS encoding DegV family protein, with translation MIRILTDSASDILPAEAEQLGVTVIPLNVTLEDGSILRDGIDMTPTEYYAHLASCRKLPTTSQPSPELFEKFYLEAAAAGDEVLGIFLSHELSGTWQCAKLAADLANVDNVLFVDSATVCLGESLLVRLAVQLRDAGKTLVQIATDLEHAKEHLHLVAAIDDLKYLRKGGRLPAAVAVAGGMLGIKPLITIKDGKVAMAGKARGLPGAYVALFKKIEELGGISPDFAAVAGYSSSLREVQPIENYFRENLHIGEPLVRQIGCVIGTHAGPGAFGLAFFDKGLVLE, from the coding sequence ATGATCCGTATTCTCACCGATTCTGCGTCCGACATCCTGCCCGCCGAAGCCGAGCAGCTGGGCGTGACCGTGATCCCTCTGAACGTGACGCTGGAGGATGGCAGCATCCTGCGGGATGGCATCGACATGACCCCCACCGAGTACTATGCCCATCTGGCCAGCTGCCGCAAGCTGCCCACCACCAGCCAGCCCAGCCCGGAGCTGTTCGAGAAGTTCTATCTGGAAGCCGCTGCCGCCGGGGACGAAGTGCTGGGCATCTTCCTGTCCCACGAGCTGTCCGGCACATGGCAGTGCGCAAAGCTGGCCGCAGACCTCGCCAATGTAGACAACGTGCTGTTTGTGGACAGTGCCACCGTGTGTCTGGGCGAATCGCTGCTGGTGCGTCTGGCCGTGCAGCTGCGTGACGCAGGCAAGACGCTGGTGCAGATCGCCACCGATCTGGAGCACGCCAAGGAGCACCTGCATCTGGTTGCCGCAATCGACGATCTGAAGTATCTGCGCAAGGGCGGCCGTCTGCCTGCCGCTGTGGCCGTCGCGGGCGGGATGCTGGGCATCAAGCCCCTCATCACCATCAAGGACGGTAAGGTAGCCATGGCCGGTAAAGCCCGCGGCCTGCCCGGTGCCTATGTGGCCCTGTTCAAGAAGATCGAAGAGCTGGGCGGCATCAGCCCGGACTTTGCCGCTGTTGCCGGTTATTCTTCCAGCCTGCGGGAAGTGCAGCCCATCGAGAACTACTTCCGTGAAAATCTGCACATAGGCGAACCGCTGGTGCGCCAGATCGGCTGCGTCATCGGCACCCACGCAGGCCCCGGTGCATTTGGTCTGGCATTCTTTGACAAAGGGCTGGTGCTGGAATAA
- a CDS encoding TSUP family transporter, whose product MGITLSPWMMAFLVLMTGFAGFVDSAAGGGGLISLPAYLFAGLPPHYTYATNKFSAACGTTFATVNFFKNGAMNLKVGILAAIGSFAGSALGAHIVLLLSDELLRTMMFLILPVAAVVILWQRDLPDQNRDDGTLNLKKTLLALGIGLGIGLYDGIVGPGTGTFAIIAFTTLMGFDLRTANGNGKVLNLASNYASLFTYLMNGLVVFHIGIPCAVSNILGNLLGSHFALKKGARFIRPMMLVVLVLLLGKLISDAVL is encoded by the coding sequence ATGGGGATCACGCTCTCGCCATGGATGATGGCATTTCTCGTTCTGATGACGGGCTTTGCAGGCTTTGTGGATTCGGCAGCCGGAGGCGGCGGTCTTATCAGCCTGCCGGCCTATCTGTTTGCCGGGCTGCCGCCCCACTACACCTATGCTACCAACAAATTCAGCGCCGCCTGCGGCACCACTTTTGCCACAGTCAACTTTTTCAAAAACGGTGCAATGAACCTGAAGGTGGGCATCCTTGCAGCCATTGGCAGCTTTGCGGGCAGTGCACTGGGGGCACATATCGTGCTGCTGCTCAGCGATGAACTGCTGCGCACCATGATGTTCCTCATCCTGCCAGTGGCGGCGGTGGTCATTTTGTGGCAGCGCGACCTGCCGGACCAGAACCGGGACGACGGCACCCTGAACCTGAAAAAGACCCTGCTGGCGCTGGGCATCGGCTTGGGCATCGGCCTGTACGACGGCATCGTGGGCCCGGGCACCGGCACCTTTGCCATCATTGCCTTTACCACCCTGATGGGCTTTGACCTGCGCACCGCCAACGGCAACGGCAAGGTGCTGAATCTTGCCAGCAACTACGCCAGCCTGTTCACCTATCTGATGAACGGTCTGGTGGTGTTCCACATCGGCATCCCCTGCGCCGTCAGCAACATTCTGGGCAACCTGCTGGGGTCCCATTTCGCCCTGAAAAAGGGTGCGCGCTTCATCCGTCCCATGATGCTGGTGGTGCTGGTGCTGCTGCTGGGCAAGCTCATCTCGGACGCAGTGCTGTGA
- a CDS encoding serine hydrolase produces MDKNMTLEKRIAAELYCYQGKMSVFVDDLQGHTVEVGADEEFETASTIKAFILAALYLQAQRGKADLAEEITYEQSQFVDGSGMLRALGVGAKLKVKDTATMMIICSDNIATNMIIDYLGLDTINACIRELGFAHTVLHNPLHFDRYRRLGTTTPRDYAALFARIAKGELVSREASAEMLAILRQQHYNTMLTHDFPQYYLDCEETGAPELIWVASKSGSMNACRNDGGIVHTPYGEYVIVLMNKDFHDIIEYNEHPAMVYGARVSRMILDQVLACEGRLSLS; encoded by the coding sequence ATGGATAAAAACATGACGCTGGAAAAGCGCATTGCTGCGGAGCTGTACTGCTATCAGGGCAAAATGAGCGTGTTCGTGGACGACCTGCAGGGCCATACCGTGGAGGTGGGCGCGGACGAAGAATTTGAGACGGCATCCACCATCAAGGCGTTTATTCTCGCTGCATTGTATTTGCAGGCGCAGCGCGGCAAAGCAGACCTTGCCGAAGAGATCACCTATGAGCAGAGCCAGTTCGTGGACGGCAGCGGTATGCTGCGCGCGCTGGGCGTGGGCGCAAAGCTCAAGGTGAAGGACACCGCCACCATGATGATCATTTGCTCGGACAACATCGCCACCAATATGATCATCGACTATCTGGGACTGGATACCATCAACGCCTGCATCCGGGAGCTAGGCTTTGCGCATACTGTGCTGCACAATCCGCTGCACTTTGACCGCTACCGCCGGCTTGGCACCACCACGCCGCGCGACTACGCGGCGCTGTTCGCCCGCATTGCAAAAGGGGAGCTTGTCAGCCGGGAAGCCAGCGCGGAGATGCTTGCCATCCTGCGCCAGCAGCACTACAACACCATGCTGACCCACGACTTCCCGCAGTATTACCTCGACTGCGAGGAGACCGGCGCGCCGGAGCTGATCTGGGTAGCCAGCAAGAGCGGCAGTATGAACGCCTGCCGCAACGACGGCGGCATCGTCCACACCCCCTACGGCGAGTATGTCATCGTGCTGATGAACAAGGACTTTCACGATATCATCGAGTACAATGAACACCCCGCCATGGTGTACGGTGCCCGCGTCTCGCGGATGATCCTGGATCAGGTGCTGGCCTGTGAGGGACGGCTATCCCTGTCCTGA
- a CDS encoding dipeptidase produces the protein MKVWDLHCDTLSELRKAEHAGRPKSFAQNDLHIDLEKLQKGDYLLQCFAAFVNLGDKTPGADPLVTALEEIDQFKRIMAAYPEKIAPVYTAADIRRNAAAGKISGMLTIEEGACCKGSAGVLRRMYELGVRMMTLTWNHENELASPQRNPGGVLVPQTEKGLTGKGFEFLAEMERMHMIVDVSHLSDKGFWDIVEHGTRPFAASHSNCRALAPHTRNLTDEMIRALSERGGIAGLNYYAPFLDTDPTHPENCRSTVELIAKHAAHYKQVGGAQMIALGSDFDGIDGPHQLENAAFLPLLADALRKEGFTEDEVEGIYYRNAMRFFEENL, from the coding sequence ATGAAAGTCTGGGATCTGCACTGCGATACCCTCAGCGAGCTGCGCAAAGCCGAACATGCGGGCCGGCCCAAGAGCTTCGCGCAGAACGATCTGCATATCGACCTTGAAAAATTACAGAAAGGCGACTATCTGCTGCAGTGCTTTGCAGCATTCGTCAATCTGGGTGATAAGACACCCGGAGCGGACCCGCTGGTGACAGCGCTGGAAGAGATCGACCAGTTCAAGCGTATCATGGCGGCATACCCGGAAAAAATTGCTCCGGTGTACACGGCGGCGGACATCCGCCGGAATGCTGCGGCGGGAAAGATCAGCGGGATGCTCACCATCGAGGAAGGCGCCTGCTGCAAGGGCAGCGCGGGGGTGCTACGCCGGATGTATGAGCTGGGCGTGCGCATGATGACCCTGACATGGAACCACGAAAACGAGCTGGCAAGCCCGCAGCGGAACCCCGGCGGCGTGCTGGTGCCCCAGACCGAAAAGGGTCTGACCGGGAAGGGCTTTGAATTTCTGGCCGAGATGGAACGGATGCACATGATCGTGGATGTGAGCCACCTTTCGGACAAGGGCTTCTGGGATATCGTGGAGCACGGCACCCGGCCTTTTGCGGCCAGCCACTCCAACTGCCGTGCACTGGCACCCCACACCCGCAACCTGACCGATGAGATGATCCGCGCCCTTTCGGAGCGTGGCGGCATTGCAGGCCTGAACTACTATGCGCCCTTTCTGGACACCGACCCCACCCACCCGGAAAACTGCCGCAGCACGGTGGAGCTGATCGCAAAGCATGCAGCCCACTATAAGCAGGTAGGCGGTGCACAGATGATTGCCCTTGGCAGCGATTTTGATGGCATCGATGGCCCCCACCAGCTGGAAAATGCTGCCTTCCTGCCGCTGCTGGCGGATGCCCTGCGCAAAGAGGGCTTTACTGAGGACGAGGTGGAAGGTATCTACTACCGCAATGCCATGCGCTTTTTTGAGGAAAACCTGTAA